From the Bacteroidia bacterium genome, the window CTACATCATTACCTAATACCTGAGCGGCAACCATGGTCATGGCTTCGCACTGTGTAGGGTTTACCTTTCCGGGCATGATAGATGACCCAGGTTCGTTGTCGGGAATATATACTTCGCCAATGCCACAACGGGGGCCACTGGCCAGCAGACGTATGTCGTTAGCAATTTTCATCAGTGAGCAGGCAACGGTTTTTAATGCTCCATGCGTTTCTACAATAGCATCATGGGCTGCTAATGCTTCAAACTTGTTTTCTGCTGTAACAAATGGCAGTTGCGTCAGTGCAGCAATATGCTTGGCCACATTCACTGCATATCCCGGAGGTGTGTTTATTCCGGTGCCTACTGCTGTGCCGCCTAAAGCCAATTCTGCAAGGTGTGGCAACGTATGTTCAATGGCACGCATTCCGTGGTTGAGTTGTGATACATAACCACTCAACTCCTGACCCAAGGTTAAAGGTGTAGCATCCATCAGGTGTGTACGACCTATTTTAACCACCTGCATAAACTCTTTAGACTTAGCTTGTAACGTATCGCGCAATTTTTTTATACCGGGCAAGGTAACATCTACCAGAATTTTATAGGCTGCAATGTGCATGGCCGTAGGGAATGTATCGTTGCTCGACTGCGATTTGTTTACGTCATCATTTGGGTGAATGGCTTTCTTTTCGTCTAATAAACTACCTCCGTTAATGACATGGGCACGATAAGCTACCACCTCATTCACATTCATGTTGCTTTGTGTGCCGCTGCCTGTTTGCCATACCACAAGCGGAAACTGATCGTTCAGCTTACCTGCAAGAATTTCATCGCAGACAGAAGCAATCAAATCACATTTTTCTTTGGGCAACACTCCTGCTTCAAAATTTGTCAGCGCTGCTGCTTTCTTTAAATAGGCAAATGCTTCTATAATTTCTTTAGGCATTTTATTGGTGTCGCGGGCTATTTTAAAATTTTCGATAGAGCGCTGTGTTTGTGCACCCCAGTAAACCGATGCAGGAACTTCGACTACTCCCATCGTGTCTTTTTCTTTTCTGTATTCCATTTTCAAAATGTATAATTTTTATTTGTTGATGTTTATTTAACAGTACTTCCGTTGTTGATGTTTAACTTTTCTGGTGTTATAAAAGAAAGCTCACCATTGGCATTTTGTGCCATCAGAATCATTCCTTTGCTTTCAATACCTTTTATTTTTCGCGGTGCAAGGTTTGCCAGCATCACCACCTTTTGTCCGACAATTTTTTCAGGATCGTACCATGCTGCAATACCCGAAACAACAGTACGTTGGTCCATGCCGGTGTCAAGCAACAACTTCAGTAACTTGTCGGTTTTTGGTACACGCTCTGCTTCTAAAATTGTTGCAACACGAATATCCATCTTGCTGAAATCGTCAAAAGTGGTTTCTGCTAACTGTGGTTCTATGCTATTCTCATGGCTTGGTTGGGCTTCTGTTTGTGTAGTATTCATCACTTTCTTTTCGTGCAGTTTGTTTATTTGTTTTTCTATTTCTTCGTCTTCTATTTTTTGAAAGAGAATAAGATTAGAAACATTTAACTTTATACTGTGCATGTTAAAAAATCCTTCCGGTACACCTATAGAATCTTTTGATATTATCAGTTTTTGATTGTCAGCAGGAATGTTTAATAATGAAAATATTTTTTCTGCTGTAACAGGTAAAAAAGGTTTAAGCAACAAACCTGTTTTTGAAATAATGCTTAGGCAGTTTATTAATGTGTTGCGTGTATCATCAACACTTTTTTGATTGTTTGAATCAAATTTTTTCCAGGGTTCTTTATCGGTTAAATATTTGTTTCCAATGCGGGCTAAGTCCATAACACCACTCAGCGCATCGCGAAATTGATATTTCTCAACGGAATTTACATACTTTACAATTAATTCATCAAGGTTGAATTCATCAGCATTTAATTCAACATCCTTTTCGGTACTTAAATCACCTTTAAAATATTTGTCAGCGAGTACAACTACCCTGTTCACAAAGTTGCCTAAGATTGCTCCCAACTCATTGTTCACTCTTGCCTGAAAATCTTTCCATGTAAATTCACTATCCTTGGTTTCGGGTGCAATAGAAGTAAGCACATAGCGAAGTTCATCTTCGCGACCCGGAAAATCTTCAAGGTATTCATGCAGCCACACAGCCCAATTGCGCGAGGTTGATATTTTATCTCCTTCGAGATTTAAAAATTCGTTGGCCGGAACATTGTAGGGCAACACAAAACCACCATGCTGCATGAGCATCATCGGAAAAATGATGGCATGAAAAACAATATTGTCTTTGCCGATAAAATGAATAAGCTTAGGATTGTCTTCTTCATTGTTTTGCTTATGCCAATAATCTTTCCAATTGTCCGGCAAAAGTTCTTTTGTAGCCGAAATATACCCGATAGGTGCATCAAACCACACATATAGCACTTTCCCTTCTGTATTGGGTAAAGGCACTTTCACTCCCCAGTCGAGGTCGCGGGTCATGGCACGAGGCTGCAGGCCTTCGCTGAGCCAACTATTGCACTGTCCTTTAATGTTGGGTTTCCAATGGTCGAATCGTTTAATATACTCCTGAAAATCGTTTGACTTTTGAATTTCACCCATTGGCAAAAACCAGTTTTTTGTTGGTCTCAACACTGGGGTATTGCCACTAAGTTTTGATTTGGGATTTATGAGGTCTGTTGGGCTGAGTGATGCACCGCAGTTTTCACATTGGTCGCCATAAGCATTTGGATTGTTGCAGCGCGGACAGGTGCCGGTGATATAGCGGTCGGCAAGAAACTGCTTGGCTTCTTCATCATAAAACTGCTCTGTGGTTTCTTCAATAAAAACACCTTTATCATAAAGTGTTTTAAAGAAAGCTGCTGCTGTCTGATGGTGTACCAGTGAAGAAGTGCGTGAATAATGATCGAAAGAAATACCGAATTTTTCAAATGATGATTTCATCATCTGATGGTATTTGTCAACCACTTGCTGCGGTGTAATACCAAGCTGACGTGCTTTGATGGTAATAGGTACGCCATGTTCATCGCTGCCGCAAATAAATTTTACATCTTCGCCTTTCAGCCGCAGATAACGACTGTATATATCGGCAGGAATATAGCAACCTGCCAGATGACCTATATGTACCGGTCCGTTGGCATAGGGCAGTGCAGCGGTGATTAAATATCTTGACATGAAAAATGTTTAACAGTTGTAATGTATAAAAGTTATGAAGAATATATTCTGA encodes:
- the fumC gene encoding class II fumarate hydratase — encoded protein: MEYRKEKDTMGVVEVPASVYWGAQTQRSIENFKIARDTNKMPKEIIEAFAYLKKAAALTNFEAGVLPKEKCDLIASVCDEILAGKLNDQFPLVVWQTGSGTQSNMNVNEVVAYRAHVINGGSLLDEKKAIHPNDDVNKSQSSNDTFPTAMHIAAYKILVDVTLPGIKKLRDTLQAKSKEFMQVVKIGRTHLMDATPLTLGQELSGYVSQLNHGMRAIEHTLPHLAELALGGTAVGTGINTPPGYAVNVAKHIAALTQLPFVTAENKFEALAAHDAIVETHGALKTVACSLMKIANDIRLLASGPRCGIGEVYIPDNEPGSSIMPGKVNPTQCEAMTMVAAQVLGNDVAINIGGATGHFELNVFKPVMIYNFLHSARLIGEVCLSFNDKCAIGIEPLHDNIRKNLENSLMLVTALNTHIGYYKSAEIAQTAHKDGKTLKQTAIDLGYVTSEQFDAWVKPEDMVGL
- the metG gene encoding methionine--tRNA ligase, whose translation is MSRYLITAALPYANGPVHIGHLAGCYIPADIYSRYLRLKGEDVKFICGSDEHGVPITIKARQLGITPQQVVDKYHQMMKSSFEKFGISFDHYSRTSSLVHHQTAAAFFKTLYDKGVFIEETTEQFYDEEAKQFLADRYITGTCPRCNNPNAYGDQCENCGASLSPTDLINPKSKLSGNTPVLRPTKNWFLPMGEIQKSNDFQEYIKRFDHWKPNIKGQCNSWLSEGLQPRAMTRDLDWGVKVPLPNTEGKVLYVWFDAPIGYISATKELLPDNWKDYWHKQNNEEDNPKLIHFIGKDNIVFHAIIFPMMLMQHGGFVLPYNVPANEFLNLEGDKISTSRNWAVWLHEYLEDFPGREDELRYVLTSIAPETKDSEFTWKDFQARVNNELGAILGNFVNRVVVLADKYFKGDLSTEKDVELNADEFNLDELIVKYVNSVEKYQFRDALSGVMDLARIGNKYLTDKEPWKKFDSNNQKSVDDTRNTLINCLSIISKTGLLLKPFLPVTAEKIFSLLNIPADNQKLIISKDSIGVPEGFFNMHSIKLNVSNLILFQKIEDEEIEKQINKLHEKKVMNTTQTEAQPSHENSIEPQLAETTFDDFSKMDIRVATILEAERVPKTDKLLKLLLDTGMDQRTVVSGIAAWYDPEKIVGQKVVMLANLAPRKIKGIESKGMILMAQNANGELSFITPEKLNINNGSTVK